The Vitis riparia cultivar Riparia Gloire de Montpellier isolate 1030 chromosome 3, EGFV_Vit.rip_1.0, whole genome shotgun sequence genome segment tttttttaattcaaattttatcatatatataaacaattcaTATGACGTGCATGTCGATATATCACATCATTTTTCGTGTTCTAAAATAGTCTAATAGAAGGAAGAGGAAGAGTTGATGGGAGAGGATATGAGGTTAGGGAAATTGATCAAAAATTTTCTGAACCAGACATCTGAGATATCTAGGGTGAGCGTGATAGGATTGGATATGTAGGAAGGAGGAGAAACCAAAGCGGGGCCATGACAGATAAGTGGCGAGGGGCAATAGGCAGCTgtctcttcctcctcctctaTACATATTTACTTTCCCTGTTGGTTCCTGTGTGGCGTGCGTGtatctctccctccctctctctctctctccctctctctctctctctctctctctctagtcAGTATTACgaaattaattatgaattatgTAACGTTGAATAACACAAAAGGGATCTTAATGTAAAGCAAAGGTGGGATGGCCCCTTGTCGAAGctttttcaaaagatttttccaaatattttggttGGTGTGAGTTGGGTGAAGAGGATTTAAGTAGTAGTTATGTGAAGGAGACCCACTTCGCCTTGAGCCACATAAAATTTCATGTGCCCTAGTGTCGGTGCTTCCTATGTTTCTGCTTTCTTTTGATCATAGTGTTACCTTATGCAATGCTACTTAAGCCTCAAATAAACCTCTctcttccaaaaataaataaatgaaaacccAAATAATTGAACGATGATACAAACAAATTCTAGAAAAAATCTCGATCGGAGGGAAATATCAGCATCGTaagacattttaaaaaaaaaaatcttgaaaattaactattaaaaatataaaattttatttgattaaaaagatgaaataatctcaaatttataaattgattttaaaaaataacttatttttttatatatatataaaatgttactttttaataacaaaaaacccttattaaaatttgttattttttaagtttaaacaCGAGAAGAATTGAGTTCTATTTGGGAATTGTATTTTAGAACAAATaacacaaaaaacatatttgatagttgaaaattgttttatgttttttaattttaagaataaaaaataatacgttttcaaataacatattttaatcgttttatattgtttttatttattttcttatgattgttttaagaaaataattatataaacatgtaaaagaataaaaaaataaaatattatatataaaaaattattttaaaaataaattaaaaatattttagattttcaaataaatttttgttatataaaataaaaaaatagtttttaaaaattattttttaaaattaatttcaaaaacaattatcaaacaaaccttGATTTATGAATTGagattattttaatcaaataattctaaatttattatatattttttaaattttaatataaataaaaaataatatgataaatttgaTAATCTGAAGCTGAAATGGATGATGTATAACGATactacataaatattttttttttttttctatagttGGCTATAAATGGGAAATTAGTTGGAGGGAACCTTTCAAGAAAcatttaaattgtatttaatgagagaattatttttaaaaaaattagttgggTTTCTATCTCTCTCCTCTTCAGCTGACTGACTGTGGTGGTAACTGCCAAACTGGCAAGTTGAAGTTTGTGACCTAAGCAGTGTTTAGGATGTAATTAGGAAGGATGAAAGaaagagagtgaaaaaaaaGGGTGAATAGTGAGGGATTTGGCGCATTAGTAGTGTCGGCGGAGATGTTGATAAAGGTAGAGAGAGGAGAAAGGAGGTCCATAAGAAAGGTGGAACCGTgggagaagaagatgaagatgatgagaGGCATCACACCATGTGGGTAATGTAGTTTCGAGGTCTGGTGGGTGTTTCTCTTCTGGGTTTTCTCTGTCTTTAGACATCGGAAACGGGTATAGTTGGGTTTTAGATTTTTGGGTTTGAAGCGGACTGATTTACTCTCCACCAGATCTCCACCTCCTACTCAGTAATGGAGGCCAGTGCTGGTTTAGTGGCTGGTTCTCACAACCGGAACGAGCTTGTGGTCATCCGTCGTGAGGGAGAAGCTGCCGGTGTAtgggtttttccttttttttttttttttgggaatttgttCTCCGATTTCAGTgactaattttcttttaatgggTGTTGCAGCGGAAGCCATTGGCGAATCTAAGTGGGCAAACATGCCAGATTTGTGGGGATGATGTTGGACTTACTGCGGGGGGAGAGTTGTTTGTGGCCTGCAATGAGTGCGCATTTCCGATTTGCAGGACTTGTTATGAGTACGAGCGCAGCGAAGGAAACCAGGTCTGCCCTCAGTGCAAGACTCGCTTCAAACGTCTCAAGggtatcttttttttcttcttcattcttttttcttctttagctAATGATTTCTTGAAAACCCACAAATCTAATTGGAGGTGAACCGTAGGATGTGCTAGAGTTGAAGgcgatgaagaagaagatgatgttGATGACTTGGAGAATGAGTTCAATTTCGTGGGGAGAAGGAGGGATACCCAAGATATGCAGTACATTGCAGAGGGCATGCTTCAGGGCCACATGACTTATGGCCGTGCTGGGGATGCTGACATGCTTCCTCAAGTTGTCAACACCATGCCTTCGGTTCCTCTGCTAACCAACGGCCAAATGGTACCTCATCATATCATATGCTCCTCTTCTTTTTAAGTGATATCATAAAATTGGCCTCCCTGCTCACTCACTCCTCCTGATTGGGTTTGTTGCAGGTTGATGATATTCCTCCTGAGCACCATGCTTTGGTCCCTTCTTTTCTTGGTGGCGGAGGCAAAAGAATCCACCCTCTTCCTTTCTCCGACCCAGCCTTCCCTGGTAACTCTTTTTGTTACACCCTTCTTCCCCTTTAAATTCGAGCACCCATAAgcatttgggtttttttttttttttttaattgcagtACAACCTAGGTCCATGGATCCTTCCAAGGACTTGGCTGCTTATGGCTATGGAAGTGTGGCTTGGAAGGAGAGGATGGAAAATTGGAAGCAGAAGCAAGAGAAGCTACAGGTGATGAACGAAAATGGTGGGAAAGATTGGGACAACGATGGGGATGGGCCAGATCTACCCCTGTAAGTACTTGAGAAACTTCAGCTGTCTGATAAATTTTGGGCACAGCTTCTTTTCTGCATTTTGTTGCTCAGCTAGGATATTGCAAATTATGCTGTATGTATTATCATGTTTCGACATAGTCATTCTTATAAGTCGAAGTACTCCAACTCTGTTGATTGTATGATGACCACTGGACTAATTTGTCACTTGTTAGTAAATTGGTTGTAAAGCTTGATCAGTGTTATCAAATCTCTATGCCCAACAACAATTCATGCTGCTGACCTAAGGCTGCTTGTTATGGGACAAGTTCATTAAGCcattctcataattttttagCACAAACTTTGCATGTTAATATGATAGAAATCTATATTGAGTTGATTGTATAGTGAGCAAGGAATGTCAGACTACACTAGTTGATGGCAATTACCAGATTTCTCACTCTCCTTTGCATTTTATTTCATTCCCTATAGCATTAATTTGAAGAATGAAAATCGGCTTTACACTAAAAATCGGTGCTCCGTGTATGTATGATCAGGATGGATGAGGCAAGGCAACCATTATCAAGGAAGCTACCTGTTCCATCAAGCCAAATTAATCCATATCGAATGATAATTATAATCCGGCTTGTAGTTCTCGGGTTCTTCTTCCATTATCGGGTCATGCATCCTGTAAATGATGCTTATGCACTGTGGCTTGTATCTGTGATCTGTGAGATTTGGTTTGCCATTTCGTGGATTCTTGATCAGTTTCCAAAATGGCTCCCAATTGACAGGGAAACTTATCTAGACAGGCTGTCATTGAGGTCAGTGTTTAGCCTACTTCAGTTTCTGTGCATTAATTTCCTGGTGGGTAAATCTGTGTTTAATATCTAATAATGGTATACTCAGGTATGATAAGGAAGGTCAACCTTCTCAACTTTCTTCAGTTGATATATTTGTCAGTACTGTGGATCCTTTAAAAGAGCCGCCTTTGGTTACTGCAAACACGGTGTTGTCCATTCTGGCTGTGGACTACCCAGTTGACAAGGTTTCCTGTTATGTTTCTGATGATGGTGCTGCCATGTTGACATTTGAAGCCTTGTCTGAAACATCTGAATTTGCGAGAAAGTGGGTGCCTTTCTGCAAGAAATTCAACATTGAGCCACGTGCACCAGAGTTTTATTTTGCTCAGAAGATAGATTATCTTCAGGATAAGGTTTTAACTTCATTTGTTAAGGACCGAAGGGCTATGAAGAGAGAGTATAAACTCCATATCCCACCAAGGTTTTTACTTGGATGCTGATAGgtgttcttttctcttttttggccTGAATCTGAATTTGACCAATTGCTGAATTTATAGCCATCTTCAACAACTCTGCTTAATCTCATGAAACTTCAACTAATTTCTCAAGTTATTATTCTTGATGTTCAGTATGACCAAACAGATAGTAACAAAATGACCAATTTATTAATCATTTTGGATAGGGTCCTATCAACCCCATATTATTTAGGGTAGCTTTTCTAAATCAATTTGGTTGACTCTAGACTGGCTCGTGAATTGTGATACAGTGTGTACCATCTACACTCATTTTGGCTGTCTTCGTGGCTTACACTGTAAATCTCTTTTGCATTGTCTTTTACAGAGAGAGTATGAGGAATTTAAAGTTCGGATTAATGCCTTGGTTGCCAAAGCTCAAAAGGTCCCAGAAGAAGGGTGGACAATGCAGGATGGGACACCTTGGCCGGGAAATAATGTCCGAGATCACCCCGGAATGATTCAGGTATATATTTCTGAGAGTTATTTATGAGATGTCCTGATCTGATCATTCTTATTCTAAGCATTCTTTTGGGATTTTCTCTAGGTTTTTCTAGGTCAAAGTGGGGGGCATGACACAGAAGGAAATGAATTACCACGCTTAGTCTATGTGTCCAGAGAAAAGAGACCTGGATTTAATCACCACAAGAAGGCTGGTGCCATGAATGCTCTGGTATGTAGCTTGGTAAAATCACATCTATTCTAGGTGTCCTGATAAAGATGTCTGAATTTTATGTCCTGGTGggcttattctttaaaacaggTCCGAGTCTCTGCTGTTCTTACAAATGCACCTTATCTATTGAATTTGGATTGTGATCACTACTTCAACAACAGCAAGGCTCTCAAGGAGGCAATGTGTTTCATGATGGATCCACTGCTGGGAAAGAAAGTGTGCTATGTTCAGTTCCCACAGAGGTTTGATGGGATTGATAGGCATGATCGATATGCTAACCGGAACATTGTATTCTTTGATGTAAGCCTGCAGTTCTCCATATCTTGATGCTAGTTTTGATAGTTTAGAGCTTTAACATCGATTGACTTGGTCATTTTATATGCACTAGATCAACATGAAAGGCTTGGACGGAATTCAAGGACCCATTTATGTGGGTACTGGGTGTGTCTTTAGAAGACAGGCATTCTATGGTAATGATGCTCCAAAAACAAAGAAGCCTCCAACAAGGACCTGTAACTGCTGGCCAAACTGGTGCTGTTGTGGATGCTGTTTCtctggaaagaagaaaaagaaaaccacaaAGTCCAAGTCTGAGAAGAAGCAGAAGAAGTTTAGGAGATTGGATTCTGGAGCACCTGTATTTGCTTTAGAGGGCATTGAGGAGGGCATTGAAGGTAAAAACTATCCTTTTAAATGATTTTGTTATCTTTTTAAGGTCTTTTTTTGAGCTTTGTTAAGGAAAAATGACCTAATTCCTGAAATAGGCTTAGTTTTGTTAAACACAATGGATACTAATTGGATGGCTTCCTGATGGATACATGGTAAGCTGATAAAGAATCTTCATATGGCCTGGTTGGTGATTGCCTAGTTTAAATCTTTCATGAGTTTCCCAGTGATAATtcacttttatatttaattctgGGGACAACTCAATGCTTTATTAGAGAGTGTATTCaggtaaaattttaagaataaacaCTTTTAATGGCAATTATAGTTTGGTTGAGGTCTTAGGCCAGTTACCTTACAAAGAAGCTAAGGAGTTTGTGCTTAGGAGGTTGAAgagaaatatttataagaaattattaTATCGATGCAATTGGTTTTCCATATCCTATTGGAGACTCTTCTATTTTCATTGTAACCATTGCAATTAGAAAAGAATTGTgtatgtgtttttatttttattttttctgttttttttttgctcataAGACAACCcttgaatttcattttataGACGAAGTCCTGAGGCAAATATCACATGCCGTGATTGGTAGTTTcaagaattataaataaagtaatTCTAGGGAATTTATGCTTCCAGTGAGCCATGGCCATTGAAGTCCTGCTCCCTTAGATGCTTTTGAAACATACCCCAAGCTACAACCAATATTAGAATGTTCACCAAAAGCTTTAAGACAAAGGCTGAAAGAGGGGACACTCCCATATGACCTCTCTCTTCATTTGATACATCTATATAGCTATTTTATCAAGCTAAGCATCTACCGAATCTATAACACAATTTATCTCCAAATTTAATGTAATTTCAGGCTGTGTGCTGGTCAAAGTTCAACCCCTCTAACAAATAATATTGGCTGCATATGGAGCCACATTTGGGGCCTCACAAATATGTCAGGCATGTTTTGATTAGCAAAGTGTAGATGTATGTAGAATATGTCAGGTTCATGGTTTGCAAACAATAGTGGCCTCTTAATAGCCTTGCTCTAGCCTATGGCCTTAGAGGAGATTTATAAACAATCGTTTGATATGTTACTTTTCCTAGTTTCAGGATCTTAGTTGGGGACCTTCTATTTGGGGTTCTACTTCCACTCTGGAACCTTATTCCATCCTTTCTGTACTGTTTATTGACTGAGGAAAACTTATATATAAGAGAGACAAGTGCTAATTCCTAGGACAACCTggttaataaattatgaaaggaAACTATACAAAATCGGGAAAGGTAAAATACCaagtaggaaaaaaaactaaaacataatCAAAGTCAAAATATGCTCCCTTAATTAGGCATGCAATCTGGTAGAATCAGACTCTAAATCAGGCAGTTTACATCAACTTCTTCAGACTGATCATGCTTTTTTACCATGGTGTGTTAAATTCAGGAGCAGTTCCATGATTTCATCACTCTACTAATGGAAATTCCATTGCATTTCAGTAGTTAATCCTAGAATTTGGCTTTGCCTCTTAAAGAGGAGAAAGTATTCATTTACCTTCTTTGTACTACATCAACATGCTGATATGGTACAACAAAGGTATAGCATGCTTTCTCCTTAAATAGTAAGTCTTAAGTACAATGTTGTAAGGATTGTTTCATGCTTTTTTACATGGTTTATTAGAAGGCAATTTTTCTTGTGCATAttgtaaacaaataaaatatcaattaaaataagaaaatatgttatataattctAAAGGCACATCTAAACCTAGAGAATTCCTTTCAATGATGGAGCTGGAGCCATTTCTTCAATCAAATGGTCGGCCATTATGTTGTTTCTTACTGACTCAACTGATGAACTTTTTACTATCCCCTGATCTTTCTTTTGTCATGTAGTTCCTTCAACTTAATCAAATAACTCCTTTTAGTTGTGCAATGACTGGTGTAGTTATATTTGACCTGACCACCTTAGCTACCCATATGTAGAAACATGTATGCACTCCAAacctgatattttttttcagatTTGCTACTCCAGAACTCACTCCATGCTTACCACTGCTATCAG includes the following:
- the LOC117910885 gene encoding probable cellulose synthase A catalytic subunit 5 [UDP-forming]; the encoded protein is MEASAGLVAGSHNRNELVVIRREGEAAGRKPLANLSGQTCQICGDDVGLTAGGELFVACNECAFPICRTCYEYERSEGNQVCPQCKTRFKRLKGCARVEGDEEEDDVDDLENEFNFVGRRRDTQDMQYIAEGMLQGHMTYGRAGDADMLPQVVNTMPSVPLLTNGQMVDDIPPEHHALVPSFLGGGGKRIHPLPFSDPAFPVQPRSMDPSKDLAAYGYGSVAWKERMENWKQKQEKLQVMNENGGKDWDNDGDGPDLPLMDEARQPLSRKLPVPSSQINPYRMIIIIRLVVLGFFFHYRVMHPVNDAYALWLVSVICEIWFAISWILDQFPKWLPIDRETYLDRLSLRYDKEGQPSQLSSVDIFVSTVDPLKEPPLVTANTVLSILAVDYPVDKVSCYVSDDGAAMLTFEALSETSEFARKWVPFCKKFNIEPRAPEFYFAQKIDYLQDKVLTSFVKDRRAMKREYEEFKVRINALVAKAQKVPEEGWTMQDGTPWPGNNVRDHPGMIQVFLGQSGGHDTEGNELPRLVYVSREKRPGFNHHKKAGAMNALVRVSAVLTNAPYLLNLDCDHYFNNSKALKEAMCFMMDPLLGKKVCYVQFPQRFDGIDRHDRYANRNIVFFDINMKGLDGIQGPIYVGTGCVFRRQAFYGNDAPKTKKPPTRTCNCWPNWCCCGCCFSGKKKKKTTKSKSEKKQKKFRRLDSGAPVFALEGIEEGIEGIESEKSTMLSETKLEKKFGQSPVFVASTLLEDGGTLKIASPASLLKEAIHVISCGYEDKTDWGKEVGWIYGSVTEDILTGFKMHCHGWRSIYCIPDRPAFKGSAPINLSDRLHQVLRWALGSVEIFLSRHCPLWYGYGGGLKWLERLSYINATVYPWTSIPLVAYCTLPAVCLLTGKFITPELSNVASLWFLSLFICIFATSILEMRWSGVGIDDWWRNEQFWVIGGVSAHLFAVFQGLLKVLAGIDTDFTVTSKAGDDEDFSELYAFKWTTLLIPPTTLLIINLIGVVAGVSNAINNGYESWGPLFGKLFFAFWVIVHLYPFLKGLLGRQNRTPTIIIVWSILLASIFSLLWVRVDPFLAKSDGPVLEECGLDCH